The Acanthopagrus latus isolate v.2019 chromosome 6, fAcaLat1.1, whole genome shotgun sequence genome includes a region encoding these proteins:
- the ppp4r1l gene encoding serine/threonine-protein phosphatase 4 regulatory subunit 1 yields MAGLSLYFEDGHDDLDDFGFDDYGSECDGIRITAFLDAGQDNLTPLGRLEKYAFSENVFNRQIVARGLLDVLREFSDNENDFISVMETVARMSEDGEPTVRAELMEQVPNIAMFLHESRPNFPAAFSRYLVPIVVRYLTDPNNQVRKTSQAALLVLLEQGLISKADMETKVCPVLLELTEPSSDDDYKIEAVAIMCKVVTMLSKDTVEHLLLPRFCDLCSDARLFQVRKVCAANFGEFCSIVGQEATEKLLMPKFFDLCSDSLWGIRKACAECFMMVSNSTSPEVRRAKLSPLFISLISDQSRWVRQAAFQSLGRFISTFANPSSTGLYFREDGTLLEVPRCTLDSDCSLNSLNCSNISGCHTDRTLAHTPPNQDGRATPSPEHVSTADSEDMHNFDDSHTSVPREMRDGFSHMVSNSSTGPKTTNNATNTKETEHTDENFNSFHYWRSPLPDISGELEMLSCQKSMEVIENQENKEEEAEPGNNSPDPKFSPGQATSDQIQKVLDCLQPHMDDPDVQAQVQVLSAALKAAQLDSPTDDSPAEPQPEEQPESSDNNESPSVESKSVEVQSETQESPEEEEQMMETPPASESSPVQEQGDEETQTEPLEDQEEQEDQEDQEDQEDQEDQEDREQSPPGSPVLESELIESVEEEGKEDSANSPVPEDKPKIQNVIPQQLLDQYLSMTDPARAQTVDTEIAKHCAFSLPGVALTLGRQNWHCLKDTYETLATDVQWKVRRTLAFSIHELAVILGDQLTAADLVPIFNGFLKDLDEVRIGVLKHLYDFLKLLHADKRREYLYQLQEFMVTDNSRNWRFRYELAEQLILIIELYSHYDVYDYLRQIALTLCSDKVSEVRWISYKLVVEILQKLYACGADDLGLNFINELTVRFCHCPKWVGRQAFAFICQAIVEEDCMPMDQFSQHLLPSLLSLSSDPVANVRVLVAKALRQSVMEKAYFKEPGCAYSDELEETVMALQSDKDRDVRFFASLDPNKGLMDTAPLI; encoded by the exons GTCTATCTTTATACTTTGAAGATGGCCATGACGATTTGGATGACT TTGGATTCGATGACTATGGTTCAGAGTGCGACGGCATCCGCATCACAGCCTTCCTCGATGCAGGACAAGACAACCTAACTCCTCTTGGGAGGCTAGAGAAGTATGCCTTCAGTGAAAATGTCTTCAATAG GCAGATCGTGGCTCGTGGCCTGCTTGATGTGCTTCGAGAGTTCAGTGACAATGAAAATGACTTTATCAGTGTCATGGAGACTGTTGCAAGAATGTCAGAAGATGGAG AGCCCACAGTACGAGCTGAGCTGATGGAGCAGGTGCCCAACATTGCCATGTTCTTACACGAGAGTCGGCCCAACTTCCCAGCAGCTTTCTCAAGATATTTGGTGCCCATTGTAGTCCGATATCTAACTGATCCAAATAACCAG GTGCGGAAGACGAGCCAGGCAGCACTGCTTGTTCTGTTGGAGCAGGGCCTCATCTCTAAAGCTGATATGGAGACCAAAGTTTGTCCAGTTCTGCTTGAACTCACAGAACCAAGCAGCGACGATGACTACAAAATTGAAGCAGTTGCT ATCATGTGTAAGGTTGTCACCATGTTGAGCAAAGACACAGTTGAGCATCTATTGCTGCCTCGCTTCTGTGACCTGTGCAGCGACGCCAGGCTCTTCCAAGTTCGCAAG GTCTGTGCAGCCAATTTTGGAGAGTTTTGTTCCATTGTGGGTCAGGAAGCCACAGAAAAACTACTG ATGCCCAAGTTCTTCGATCTGTGCTCAGACAGTCTGTGGGGCATCAGGAAAGCCTGTGCCGAGTGCTTCATGATGGTCTCAAATTCCACCTCTCCTGAGGTGCGACGTGCAAAATTGTCTCCCCTGTTCATCAGCCTCATCAGTGACCAGTCCCGCTGG GTGCGACAAGCTGCCTTTCAGTCTCTGGGGCGTTTCATCTCCACCTTTGCCAATCCCTCCAGCACAGGCCTTTACTTCAGAGAGGATGGCACCCTACTAGAGGTCCCCAGGTGTACATTGGACAG CGACTGCTCCCTAAACTCTCTGAACTGCTCGAACATTAGCGGCTGCCACACGGACAGAACCCTCGCTCACACGCCTCCCAATCAGGATGGCCGTGCCACACCATCCCCTGAGCATGTATCGACTGCTGACAGCGAGGATATGCACAACTTTGATGACAGCCACACTTCTGTTCCCAGAGAGATGCGCGATGGTTTCTCCCACATGgtgtcaaacagcagcactggCCCTAAAACTACAAACAACGCTACgaacacaaaagaaacagagcaCACAGACGAGAACTTTAACTCTTTCCACTACTGGAGATCTCCTTTACCTGACATCAGCGGGGAGCTAGAGATGCTAAGTTGTCAAAAATCAATGGAGGTGATAGAGAATCAGGagaacaaagaggaggaggctgaacCTGGAAATAATAGTCCTGACCCAAAGTTCAGCCCTGGCCAAGCTACCAGTGACCAGATCCAGAAGGTCTTGGACTGTTTGCAACCGCACATGGATGACCCTGATGTGCAAG CTCAAGTCCAGGTGttgtcagcagctctgaagGCAGCACAACTTGACAGCCCGACAGACGACAGCCCAGCTGAACCCCAGCCAGAGGAGCAGCCTGAGAGCAGTGACAACAATGAAAGCCCGTCAGTGGAGAGCAAATCTGTGGAGGTTCAGTCAGAGACTCAAGAGAgtccagaggaagaggagcagatgaTGGAAACTCCCCCAGCTTCGGAGTCGAGCCCTGTCCAAGAGCAAGGAGACGAGGAGACGCAGACGGAGCCcctggaggaccaggaggaacaagaggaccaggaggaccaggaggaccaggaAGACCAGGAAGACCAGGAAGACCGGGAACAGTCTCCTCCTGGATCCCCTGTTCTG GAGTCTGAACTAATTgagagtgtggaggaggagggaaaggaagaCTCCGCAAATAGCCCAGTGCCTGAGGATAAGCCTAAGATCCAG AATGTAATCCCTCAGCAGCTGTTGGATCAGTACCTCTCTATGACGGACCCGGCGAGGGCCCAGACGGTGGATACAGAGATTGCCAAACACTGTGCCTTCAGCCTGCCAGGGGTTGCGCTCACTCTGGGACGACAGAACTGGCACTGCCTCAAGGACACGTATGAAACCCTCGCTACTGATGTGCAG tggAAGGTGCGACGTACGCTGGCTTTCTCCATCCATGAGCTGGCAGTAATTCTTGGAgaccagctgacagcagctgatctgGTGCCTATCTTCAACGGTTTCCTGAAAGACCTGGACGAAGTCCGCATTGGTGTGCTCAAACATCTCTATGACTTCCTCAAG CTGCTTCACGCAGACAAGAGGAGAGAATATCTGTACCAGCTGCAGGAGTTCATGGTGACGGACAACAGTCGCAACTGGAGATTCAGATACGAGTTGGCAGA GCAACTGATCCTGATCATAGAGTTGTACAGCCACTACGATGTGTATGACTACCTCAGACAGATAGCGCTCACACTCTGCTCTGACAAAGTGTCAGAGGTCAGGTGGATCTCGTACAAACTG GTTGTGGAGATCCTCCAGAAGCTGTATGCATGTGGTGCTGATGATCTGGGCCTGAACTTCATCAATGAGCTCACCGTCAGGTTCTGCCACTGTCCCAAGTGGGTGGGACGGCAGGCGTTTGCCTTCATCTGCCAG GCCATAGTGGAGGAGGACTGTATGCCCATGGACCAGTTCAGCCAGCACCTCCTGCCCAGCCTGCTCAGCCTCTCCTCAGACCCGGTTGCCAATGTCCGCGTACTGGTAGCCAAGGCTCTACGACAGAGTGTCATGGAGAAAG cATACTTCAAGGAGCCTGGCTGTGCCTATTCTGACGAGCTGGAGGAGACTGTGATGGCTCTGCAGTCCGACAAGGACCGGGACGTCCGCTTCTTCGCCAGCCTGGACCCCAACAAAGGCCTGATGGATACGGCTCCCTTGATCTAA
- the LOC119021570 gene encoding pre-miRNA 5'-monophosphate methyltransferase — protein sequence MTMATCSIGSDAADELNDPGAAPYGNFINYYTFNPPENRLSLIPATLLQDLGYSDENRTTLILDVGCNSGELSVAFYRHLVQQPVSRAESDGRKVKLLGFDLDEILIQRAQQTNPLPNSISFIPLDITEDTQQLQDYLDQQGCSHFHLCLCLAVTMWVHLNHGDSGLLQLLSRLASISQHLLLEAQPWKCYRSAARRLRKLGRSDFDHFKTLKIRGDIAAHSTEHLETNCGMELIQSFGSTAWDRKLLLFKRR from the exons ATGACAATGGCAACATGTTCGATAGGTAGCGACGCTGCCGATGAACTAAACGATCCGGGAGCCGCTCCTTATGGAAACTTCATCAACTACTACACATTCAACCCTCCGGAAAACCGCCTGAGTCTGATTCCAGCGACACTCCTTCAGGATTTAGGCTACAGCGACGAGAACCGGACCACACTGATCCTGGATGTGGGCTGTAACTCAGGG GAGCTGAGTGTCGCCTTTTACAGGCATCTGGTGCAGCAGCCTGTGAGCCGGGCAGAGTCAGATGGGAGAAAAGTGAAGCTCCTGGGCTTCGACTTGGATGAGATCCTCATTCAGCGGGCTCAGCAGACCAATCCTCTTCCTAACAGCATCTCCTTCATCCCTCTGGACATCACTgaagacacacagcagctgcaggattACCTGGACCAGCAGGGCTGCTCCCACTTCCACCTGTGTCTGTGCCTGGCTGTCACCATGTGGGTCCACCTGAACCATGGAGACTCtggcctgctgcagctgctctctcgCCTGGCCTCCATCAGCCAgcacctgctgctggaggcacAGCCCTGGAAGTGCTACCGCTCTGCGGCCCGGCGGCTGAGAAAGCTGGGCCGCTCAGACTTTGACCACTTTAAGACCCTGAAGATCCGAGGGGACATAGCAGCGCATTCAACTGAGCATCTGGAGACTAACTGTGGCATGGAACTCATCCAGAGCTTCGGCAGCACTGCATGGGACCGcaagctgctgctctttaaaAGGAGATGA
- the LOC119021572 gene encoding cytochrome c oxidase assembly protein COX14 homolog: MLSGKRLADIGYRTFTGTMLLLTVYGGYLCAMRGYRYMERQKQLQLAAENQDPEVLKD; this comes from the coding sequence ATGCTGTCTGGAAAGCGTCTGGCTGACATCGGCTATCGAACCTTTACCGGCacgatgctgctgctgacggtCTACGGAGGCTACCTGTGTGCGATGCGAGGATACCGCTACAtggagaggcagaaacagctGCAACTGGCAGCAGAAAACCAGGATCCTGAAGTCCTCAAAGACTGA